ACCCTCGGTTGTTCTGGAGGTAGGGTTTGATGATCTGACTCCGATCAAAAGATCTCTGGCTTACCTTTCATCTGCTGGAATATATCCGCAGGTAAATTGATTCATATTATTCAGGGCAGCCGGTGTATGAGGAGGCAAAAATTTGTTTGAAGAGAAAAGAAGCAGAGAATTTCTCGATATTTTTAAAGAAATAGAACAGCACCTGCAGAGTGAGAGTGAAGTCTCCGGACATCAAAGCTTTCATAACCTGATCGATGAATTCAGGGAAAAACACAGTGTCATAGAATATTATTACGATCAGCTGCGTCATATCAGAAATGTCAGGAATTTGCTTGTACACAACCATGAATTTTATGCCGTACCCAACGAAAAATCACTGGAAGTGCTAAGAAAAATAAAAGATGTGATCAAAAACCCTCCTTCGGTAATACCACTTTTTAAAAAGGAAGTTTTAACAGCATCAGCAGATGGTTTTTTGATCGAAGCTACCAGGAAGATGAGAGAAAATAATTTTTCTCAGGTTCCAGTCATCGACAGCAACGATCATATAATAGATCTTTTAACCAGCAACAGTATAGCCAGATGGCTCGGGTCTTTGAATGACAATGACAGCATCGAAGTATCTGCAGGTAATGTCAGGGTTAAAGATGTACTGGAGTATAGAGAAGGTCACTGCCGATACGAAATTGTCGACAGGAGAACTTCTGTGGTTGAGGTGCTCAATCTTTTCAAAGAAGCCAATAAAAGAGGAGAGAGGCTTGAGGCAATTATAATTACCGATGAGGGAAATAAAGGGGGAGCTCAGGAAGGAATAATAACCGGGTCTGATGTCACCAGCATATATGATAATATCGACGTGAGTCTCTCGACCTAAACCATAGAGTAGATCGATTTTCTTTGCTGATTTTTATATAAAAGGTTCTCCTCCTAAACAGCTGATAGGAAGAAGATCCA
Above is a genomic segment from Halarsenatibacter silvermanii containing:
- a CDS encoding CBS domain-containing protein, encoding MFEEKRSREFLDIFKEIEQHLQSESEVSGHQSFHNLIDEFREKHSVIEYYYDQLRHIRNVRNLLVHNHEFYAVPNEKSLEVLRKIKDVIKNPPSVIPLFKKEVLTASADGFLIEATRKMRENNFSQVPVIDSNDHIIDLLTSNSIARWLGSLNDNDSIEVSAGNVRVKDVLEYREGHCRYEIVDRRTSVVEVLNLFKEANKRGERLEAIIITDEGNKGGAQEGIITGSDVTSIYDNIDVSLST